The following are encoded in a window of Novosphingobium sp. CECT 9465 genomic DNA:
- a CDS encoding cation:proton antiporter: MENHGTIPFLREALIFLAVAGLAVPLLSRIKVSPVLGYLLMGGLIGPFGLGRLVTELPFLSHFVVADTEGVRQLAEIGVVFLMFMIGLELSLDRLWSSRQLVFGMGSLQILVTGAVVAWIATLLGIAPNTALVVGAALSLSSTAIVMQLLMNGRRQATPVGKAGFAILLMQDLAVVPILFMVGVLAEPGERGLAIGLAAALGKAAVVICLIYGIGRVVLRPALRQVAATRNAEMFTAAVLLAVVGVSALTAAFGLSMALGAVLAGLLLAETEYRHQIEVDIEPFKGLLLGLFFMSVGMGIDWSVVAGNPWTILAAVGGLWLLKSSVIATLALLFRRPLPVAFETGVILGQGGEFAFVIMAAAGSLGLIGGALEQQVLLIAGLSMLLTPLVVQAARRVSGMIEHRQAEARHAGQPDDFGDWADHVIIAGYGRVGQTLAKVLESAGLSFLALDTDAGLIGREKDKRGHIFFGDALRMEILVKAGIERAAVVAVTMNDARAVTKIVREIHRRWPEVLIHARARDSEHARSLRELGAVYSTPEAIEASLQLAANVLVDAGVNAETTERKIADQRLQENG; encoded by the coding sequence ATGGAAAACCATGGCACCATCCCGTTCCTGCGCGAGGCGTTGATCTTTCTGGCCGTTGCTGGCCTTGCTGTCCCGTTGCTCAGCCGGATAAAAGTCAGTCCGGTACTGGGATACTTGCTGATGGGGGGATTAATCGGTCCCTTCGGATTGGGCCGCCTCGTGACGGAGCTTCCTTTCCTTTCGCACTTTGTCGTCGCTGATACCGAAGGCGTGCGCCAGCTTGCCGAAATCGGGGTCGTTTTCCTGATGTTCATGATCGGGCTGGAGCTTTCACTCGATCGGCTATGGTCCTCAAGACAGCTCGTTTTCGGAATGGGCAGCCTGCAAATCCTCGTGACTGGCGCCGTGGTTGCCTGGATTGCCACGCTATTGGGCATCGCACCCAATACCGCACTGGTTGTGGGCGCGGCGCTGTCGCTTTCATCGACGGCCATCGTCATGCAACTGTTGATGAATGGCAGGAGGCAGGCCACGCCAGTTGGAAAGGCTGGTTTTGCCATCCTGCTCATGCAAGATCTTGCAGTCGTGCCAATCCTGTTCATGGTCGGCGTTCTGGCTGAACCGGGCGAGCGCGGCCTCGCGATTGGGCTGGCTGCAGCGCTTGGCAAAGCTGCTGTGGTTATCTGCCTGATCTATGGCATCGGCAGGGTCGTTCTGCGCCCTGCGTTGCGACAAGTTGCAGCCACGCGCAATGCCGAGATGTTCACCGCCGCGGTTCTGCTTGCGGTTGTCGGCGTTTCTGCACTCACCGCTGCATTTGGCCTGTCAATGGCGCTGGGGGCTGTACTGGCAGGACTGCTTCTTGCTGAGACGGAATATCGCCACCAGATCGAAGTGGATATCGAACCCTTCAAGGGCCTGCTGCTCGGCCTGTTCTTCATGTCTGTCGGCATGGGCATTGACTGGAGCGTGGTTGCCGGAAACCCGTGGACCATCTTGGCAGCAGTCGGCGGGTTGTGGCTGCTGAAATCGAGCGTGATTGCAACACTGGCGCTCTTGTTCCGCCGTCCTTTGCCTGTCGCTTTCGAAACCGGTGTGATCTTGGGCCAAGGCGGCGAATTCGCGTTCGTCATCATGGCAGCCGCCGGGAGCCTTGGCCTTATTGGCGGCGCACTGGAACAGCAAGTATTGCTGATCGCAGGTCTGAGCATGCTATTGACGCCCCTTGTCGTACAGGCGGCCCGGCGGGTGTCTGGCATGATCGAGCATCGCCAAGCCGAAGCGAGGCACGCAGGGCAGCCCGATGATTTCGGAGATTGGGCGGACCATGTGATTATCGCAGGGTATGGACGCGTCGGACAGACATTGGCGAAAGTCCTCGAAAGTGCGGGGCTCTCCTTCCTTGCACTCGATACAGATGCAGGGCTGATCGGGCGCGAAAAGGACAAGCGCGGACACATTTTCTTTGGCGATGCCCTGCGTATGGAGATTCTCGTCAAGGCAGGCATCGAACGCGCGGCAGTGGTCGCTGTCACCATGAACGATGCCCGCGCGGTGACGAAGATCGTACGGGAAATCCATCGCCGTTGGCCTGAAGTTCTCATTCACGCGCGCGCGCGCGACAGCGAGCACGCGCGTAGCCTGCGCGAACTGGGCGCTGTCTATTCTACGCCTGAGGCGATTGAGGCGAGCCTCCAGCTTGCTGCCAACGTGCTGGTAGATGCAGGGGTCAATGCCGAAACCACCGAAAGGAAAATCGCAGACCAGCGCCTGCAAGAGAACGGCTAA
- a CDS encoding 2OG-Fe(II) oxygenase, translating into MLSPGDPFPTVTVRTTANPTFALDSTGGRYVVITFMAGTNFNGCPEYLQSLYASGSLFDDAKTCCFVVSSDPADEAQGRLADRAPGIRVIWDHTHALARKIGNFSEAEDGGSIELKLLTFVLDPCQRVIETIPVKDLRTHFYAVQKIVEALPDPVSDQDGFAPVLIIPKMLEPELCRDFIAYAEEHGLEDSGYMTTDPATGKTIGVIDHRHKRRFDCLIEDERLRLALQARVLRRLAPQIEKAYQFKLSRMERYLVACYESEGGGWFRPHKDNTTMGTAHRRFAISIALNDDYEGGGVRFPEFGRRIYNAPVGGAVVFSCSLLHEAVPVTSGRRLCLLPFVYDEAAAQVRLNNAAHFADKQLAQDVVASVLNTPGYFSKQSAA; encoded by the coding sequence ATGCTCAGCCCCGGTGATCCCTTTCCCACAGTAACTGTTCGCACGACAGCGAACCCTACTTTCGCGCTCGACAGCACAGGAGGGCGCTATGTCGTTATCACTTTCATGGCCGGTACCAACTTTAACGGCTGCCCGGAATACTTGCAGTCGCTTTACGCAAGCGGAAGTCTGTTTGACGATGCCAAGACGTGCTGCTTTGTTGTTTCAAGCGATCCTGCAGATGAAGCGCAGGGCCGCCTTGCGGATCGTGCGCCAGGGATCAGGGTGATCTGGGATCACACCCACGCATTAGCACGCAAGATCGGCAACTTTAGCGAAGCTGAGGACGGCGGATCCATTGAGCTCAAGCTTTTGACCTTTGTGCTTGATCCTTGCCAGCGCGTGATTGAAACGATTCCGGTTAAAGACTTACGAACGCATTTTTACGCGGTACAGAAAATCGTGGAAGCTTTGCCCGATCCTGTTTCGGATCAGGACGGCTTTGCTCCTGTTTTGATCATTCCAAAGATGCTTGAACCTGAGTTGTGCCGAGATTTTATTGCTTATGCAGAAGAGCACGGGCTGGAAGATAGCGGCTATATGACCACTGATCCGGCAACCGGAAAAACCATCGGTGTGATCGATCACCGGCACAAGCGCCGGTTCGATTGCCTGATCGAGGATGAAAGGCTGCGGCTTGCGTTGCAAGCACGGGTTTTGCGCAGGCTAGCCCCCCAGATTGAGAAGGCATATCAGTTTAAGCTGAGCCGTATGGAGCGGTATCTGGTTGCTTGCTATGAATCTGAAGGCGGTGGTTGGTTTCGTCCGCACAAGGACAACACCACCATGGGCACAGCCCATCGCCGCTTTGCGATTTCAATCGCGCTCAACGACGATTACGAAGGCGGCGGCGTTCGTTTCCCTGAATTTGGACGCCGCATTTACAATGCTCCAGTGGGCGGTGCTGTCGTATTTTCATGCTCGCTCTTGCATGAGGCGGTACCAGTTACTTCGGGCCGCCGCTTGTGCCTCTTGCCGTTCGTCTATGATGAAGCCGCCGCGCAAGTAAGGCTGAACAACGCAGCCCATTTCGCCGATAAGCAGCTTGCACAAGATGTGGTAGCGTCCGTTCTAAACACGCCCGGCTACTTCTCAAAACAAAGCGCAGCCTAA
- a CDS encoding NAD(P)-dependent alcohol dehydrogenase produces MAKMKAAIFVEPGRIVLDEKPIPEVGPLDALVRITTTTICGTDVHILKGEYTVEKGLTIGHEPVGIIEKLGSAVQGLAEGQRVVAGAICTSGHSHAALCGCHAQDGPGTPHGWKPLGGWKFGNTIDGSQAEYLLVPDAMANLALVPEGLTDEQVLMCPDIMSTGFSGAESGKIQIGDTVVVFAQGPIGLCATAGARMMGATTIIAVDSVPARMEMARRMGADHVIDFNAHDPVAEIMRLTKGRGVDVAIEALGRQSTFEGALRVLRPGGTLSSLGVYSEDLKIPLDAFLAGLGDHTIRTTLCPGGKERMRRLMDVIASGRIDTRPLVTHRFSLDQIEAAYDLFANQRDGVLKIAITP; encoded by the coding sequence ATGGCAAAAATGAAAGCTGCAATTTTCGTCGAGCCGGGGCGCATTGTCCTTGACGAAAAACCGATCCCCGAAGTCGGCCCGCTTGATGCGCTGGTGCGGATAACGACGACGACGATCTGCGGAACCGATGTCCACATTCTGAAAGGGGAATATACGGTTGAGAAAGGGCTAACCATCGGACATGAGCCAGTAGGCATAATTGAGAAGCTGGGTTCGGCAGTGCAGGGCCTCGCCGAAGGTCAGCGTGTCGTGGCAGGAGCCATCTGCACGTCGGGGCACAGTCATGCCGCCTTGTGCGGATGCCATGCGCAGGACGGACCCGGCACGCCGCACGGATGGAAGCCGTTAGGCGGGTGGAAGTTCGGCAACACGATTGACGGATCGCAGGCAGAATACCTTCTTGTTCCTGATGCGATGGCCAATCTTGCCCTCGTTCCAGAAGGCCTGACCGACGAACAGGTCTTGATGTGCCCTGACATCATGTCGACCGGTTTCTCCGGCGCGGAAAGCGGCAAAATCCAGATTGGCGATACAGTAGTTGTCTTTGCGCAAGGCCCGATTGGTCTTTGTGCCACGGCGGGCGCACGTATGATGGGAGCAACGACGATCATCGCGGTCGACAGTGTGCCCGCGCGCATGGAGATGGCGAGGCGCATGGGCGCCGATCACGTGATCGATTTCAATGCACACGATCCCGTTGCGGAAATCATGCGTTTGACCAAAGGACGCGGCGTCGACGTTGCGATCGAGGCGCTGGGACGGCAATCGACGTTCGAAGGTGCACTGCGTGTCCTGCGTCCGGGCGGCACGCTCTCTTCTCTCGGCGTCTATTCAGAAGATTTGAAGATTCCGCTGGATGCCTTTCTGGCAGGCCTTGGCGATCACACTATCCGCACAACGCTCTGTCCCGGCGGCAAAGAGCGAATGCGCCGCCTGATGGATGTGATCGCCTCGGGGCGCATCGATACACGCCCGCTGGTCACGCACCGCTTCTCGCTGGATCAGATCGAGGCGGCCTATGATCTGTTTGCCAACCAGCGCGATGGTGTGCTGAAAATCGCTATAACGCCCTGA
- a CDS encoding hydrogen peroxide-inducible genes activator, translated as MPTLRQLEYFLAVAELKHFGHAAQLCNISQPTLSHQLRTLEERLGTILIDRGSSLPELTPVGREIAERAKRVMLEIRDIRGLASRSRNQLAGIVRLGVTPTLGPYLMPAIIGALHVEQPELRLYIREGIPVDQARDLVAGRLDMLVGPQPIAGEGLEILSLFNEPLSVVAPNHHPLVGKARLECTDLAGAHFLTLDHRHHFHQIVQTACARFGAEILHDYEGTSLDSIHQMVGSGVGLAILPELYLRSDVGGEAMVVRLPVSDWSSSRQIAAAWRARSANAEDYRALSMRIRDKARNLLI; from the coding sequence ATGCCGACCTTACGACAGCTCGAATATTTCCTTGCTGTTGCTGAGTTGAAACATTTTGGGCATGCAGCTCAGCTGTGCAACATTTCGCAACCCACGCTTAGTCATCAGTTACGGACGCTAGAGGAGCGCCTAGGCACGATTTTGATTGATCGCGGATCAAGTCTGCCGGAATTGACTCCCGTAGGCCGCGAAATTGCCGAGCGAGCAAAGCGAGTCATGCTGGAGATTCGCGATATTCGCGGGCTGGCCTCTCGGTCACGCAATCAACTGGCGGGAATTGTCAGACTCGGCGTGACGCCAACACTGGGGCCATATCTTATGCCCGCGATCATCGGCGCGCTTCATGTTGAGCAGCCTGAACTGCGTCTTTATATACGCGAGGGCATTCCAGTAGATCAAGCGCGCGATCTGGTGGCAGGTCGATTGGACATGCTTGTGGGCCCACAACCGATTGCAGGTGAGGGATTAGAGATCCTATCGCTGTTCAATGAGCCGTTATCCGTGGTGGCACCTAATCATCACCCGCTGGTGGGCAAAGCGCGGTTGGAGTGTACAGATCTGGCTGGCGCACACTTCTTGACGTTGGATCACCGCCACCACTTCCACCAAATCGTGCAGACGGCGTGCGCGCGGTTTGGCGCAGAAATTCTGCACGATTATGAAGGAACCAGCCTTGATTCAATTCATCAAATGGTTGGCAGCGGGGTGGGTTTAGCGATTCTGCCTGAATTATATCTACGATCCGATGTGGGCGGTGAGGCGATGGTAGTGCGGTTGCCTGTCAGCGATTGGTCAAGTAGCCGCCAGATTGCCGCTGCATGGCGCGCGCGATCGGCCAATGCCGAAGATTATCGCGCGCTTTCGATGCGTATCCGCGATAAGGCGCGTAATTTGCTCATATAG
- a CDS encoding universal stress protein: MNETAAHKNVAPVLVGTDLSARSDRAVDRAMMLANSLQERLIVLHALDADNVLTSDQTRIEREIRNALAKPDADVDILPAIGPAPSTICSAAQSTGCRLIVTGVARMNHIGDYFIGTAVDHVIRNAAMPVLVVKQRPHHAYRSILVATDCSPCSREALLTAAALFPDARLHVVHAFHVPYEAWLRSDETRDEVTEAAHVCLTEFLADPAIADTLRKRVELHLDYGEVDQVICAAAETLDADLIVLGTHGRNGFVRAMIGSRAEELLRCVSVDTLLVREDC; this comes from the coding sequence ATGAACGAAACAGCTGCGCACAAAAACGTTGCTCCCGTGTTGGTTGGCACAGATCTTAGCGCCCGCTCTGACCGCGCGGTTGACCGCGCCATGATGCTCGCAAACAGCTTGCAGGAACGCCTGATCGTACTCCATGCGCTTGATGCCGACAATGTTCTCACATCTGACCAGACACGGATTGAACGCGAAATTCGCAACGCGCTGGCCAAGCCCGATGCCGACGTGGACATCCTGCCGGCCATAGGCCCTGCACCTTCCACCATTTGCTCGGCGGCCCAATCAACCGGTTGCAGGCTGATCGTGACCGGAGTTGCACGAATGAACCACATCGGTGACTATTTCATCGGCACCGCTGTCGATCATGTGATCCGCAATGCCGCGATGCCCGTGCTGGTGGTCAAGCAAAGACCACACCATGCCTATCGCTCGATCCTTGTCGCAACCGACTGTTCGCCTTGCTCACGTGAAGCGCTCTTGACAGCCGCAGCGTTGTTTCCTGATGCACGGCTGCACGTGGTTCACGCATTTCATGTTCCCTACGAAGCCTGGTTACGCTCGGACGAAACACGCGATGAAGTTACAGAGGCGGCTCATGTATGCCTCACCGAGTTCCTTGCCGATCCGGCCATAGCCGACACGCTTCGTAAGCGGGTGGAGCTTCATCTCGATTATGGTGAAGTGGATCAAGTGATCTGCGCGGCTGCCGAAACGCTCGATGCGGACCTGATTGTTCTGGGAACACATGGCCGGAACGGTTTCGTGCGCGCAATGATTGGCAGCCGGGCCGAGGAACTGTTGCGCTGTGTGTCGGTTGATACCTTGTTGGTCCGGGAAGATTGCTGA
- a CDS encoding universal stress protein: MTSAVSSCNSRSILTYATVDSFEAERGAMALALSVCTAMQACLTGVLLDLEANMPPSVTSLNFAQMCEQSELREKRNTQNAQALEAKAAERGIPIETLTGIDHSRGVIGFLADHARLHDLLVIGADGAGLMSDRMIAENVLFESGRPMLVAPSDFAGPFSGRKIAVAWDNSRVAARAMGDALALFPQVQEIVMIVVGDEKTIQSSLTASDVEHTLARRGISAKVHNVLAQAKPVGDVLQAQAEAVEADLLVMGGFAHSRLRDVILGGATLSVLKAPRMPVLLSH; this comes from the coding sequence ATGACGAGCGCCGTTTCAAGCTGCAATTCACGGTCGATCCTGACCTATGCAACAGTTGATAGCTTTGAGGCAGAGCGGGGCGCAATGGCGTTGGCTCTTTCGGTTTGCACAGCGATGCAGGCTTGCCTGACTGGCGTGCTGCTTGATCTGGAAGCCAACATGCCGCCCAGTGTCACAAGCCTCAACTTTGCGCAAATGTGTGAACAGTCGGAACTGCGCGAGAAACGAAACACGCAGAATGCGCAAGCGCTAGAGGCGAAGGCTGCCGAACGTGGCATTCCGATTGAGACGCTGACAGGTATCGATCATTCGCGCGGGGTGATAGGGTTTCTGGCAGATCATGCCCGGCTGCACGATCTGCTGGTTATCGGTGCTGATGGCGCAGGCCTTATGTCGGACCGTATGATTGCCGAGAATGTTCTGTTCGAGTCCGGCAGGCCAATGCTGGTTGCGCCATCAGATTTTGCTGGCCCCTTTTCTGGCAGGAAAATCGCGGTCGCTTGGGACAACAGTCGGGTGGCCGCCCGCGCTATGGGTGATGCTTTGGCATTGTTCCCGCAGGTGCAGGAGATCGTAATGATCGTTGTGGGCGACGAGAAGACAATCCAAAGCAGCCTTACTGCCAGTGATGTCGAGCACACGCTTGCGAGGCGCGGTATCTCTGCAAAAGTGCATAATGTTTTAGCTCAGGCCAAGCCGGTAGGTGATGTCCTGCAGGCGCAGGCAGAAGCTGTCGAAGCAGATTTGCTGGTGATGGGAGGCTTTGCCCATTCGCGACTGCGCGATGTCATTCTCGGCGGTGCAACGCTGTCTGTGCTCAAGGCGCCCCGCATGCCCGTTTTGCTTTCTCATTAA
- a CDS encoding cation-transporting P-type ATPase: MIASQHRFHASTTQDVLQALDAAPGGLDEATAAERLHKFGANSLPQARQRNALVRFVQHFHNILIYVLMASALTTAMLGHWIDTGVILAVVIANAVIGFIQEGRAENAMAAIRDMLAPHTAVLREGARRTIAATDLVPGDIVLLEAGDKVPADLRLIEARALRIEEAILTGESVPTDKDTPPVASDAALGDRSSMAFSGTLVVAGTGKGVVAATGLQSEIGQISGMLARVETLTTPLVRQMDMFARWLTAFILVVGAGLLVFGVFVRQMPFAEIFMIVVGLSVAAIPEGLPAVLTITLAVGVQAMARRNAIVRRLPAIETLGSVSVICTDKTGTLTRNEMVVGSLATGAGHFSVDGQGYAPIGAIRLNGAEEGSARYPVLTEFALCARLCNDAALVCRGDTWCAEGDPMEGALLALAGKIEAEEGDNAAVFTRIDAIPFDAMWRYMAVLSHDSAGRTLVHVKGAPEAVLPMCADQFTHGLGTAPLDTPYWQSMIGHMAAQGQRVIALAMRAVPQQQTVLGASDLDSTLTLIGLVGLIDPPRTEAIAAVAECHRAGISVKMITGDHGATARAIAAMIGLRNTDDVLTGADIAGLSDADLALAVMRVDVFARTSPADKLRLVTALQSRGLVVAMTGDGVNDAPALKRADAGTAMGIKGSEAAKEAAELVLADDNFASIAAAVREGRTVYDNIQKVISWTLPTNAGEALTVMVALLAGMTLPVSAVQILWINLITATTLGIALAFEPSERGTMQRPPRPRDAPLLSGELVWHILLVSLLFVAFVFGIFAYARAQGYSVALAQTMAVNMLVVLEIFHLFFIRNIYGTSLTWKAVRGTPAVWLSVMVVTVGQFAITYVPVLQKVFGTEAVSLADGVLIVAAGAAFFALVEIEKQMRLAFRQGPTRQSELLR, encoded by the coding sequence ATGATCGCTTCGCAGCACCGATTCCACGCAAGTACAACGCAGGATGTTCTGCAGGCGCTTGATGCTGCGCCCGGTGGACTGGACGAAGCAACTGCCGCGGAGCGACTGCACAAGTTCGGGGCCAACAGCCTGCCGCAGGCGCGGCAGCGCAACGCGCTCGTGCGTTTCGTGCAGCACTTCCACAACATCCTGATCTACGTTCTCATGGCTTCGGCGCTAACCACAGCAATGCTGGGGCACTGGATCGATACCGGGGTCATTCTGGCCGTGGTGATCGCCAATGCGGTAATCGGCTTCATCCAGGAAGGACGGGCCGAGAATGCGATGGCGGCAATTCGCGATATGCTGGCTCCCCACACTGCCGTGCTCAGAGAAGGGGCGCGTCGAACCATCGCGGCAACGGACCTGGTGCCCGGCGACATCGTGCTCCTGGAAGCGGGGGACAAGGTTCCTGCCGACTTGCGTCTGATTGAAGCGCGCGCGCTGCGAATTGAAGAGGCGATATTGACGGGCGAGTCTGTCCCCACGGACAAGGACACGCCCCCGGTCGCAAGCGATGCAGCACTCGGCGACCGATCCTCCATGGCGTTCAGTGGCACACTGGTGGTGGCAGGAACGGGGAAGGGCGTGGTCGCTGCGACGGGATTGCAAAGCGAAATCGGGCAGATCAGCGGCATGCTGGCACGGGTCGAGACGCTGACCACACCGCTGGTGCGGCAAATGGACATGTTTGCCCGCTGGCTGACCGCCTTCATTCTTGTCGTAGGGGCAGGGCTGCTGGTGTTCGGCGTATTCGTGCGGCAGATGCCCTTTGCCGAGATATTCATGATCGTTGTAGGCCTGTCGGTCGCAGCAATTCCAGAAGGTCTGCCTGCGGTGCTGACGATAACGTTGGCCGTGGGCGTGCAGGCCATGGCGCGTCGCAATGCGATCGTGCGGCGCTTGCCCGCAATCGAAACGCTGGGGTCTGTTTCGGTCATCTGCACCGACAAGACCGGTACGCTAACGCGCAACGAGATGGTTGTGGGATCGCTGGCCACCGGAGCCGGACACTTCAGTGTGGATGGTCAAGGCTATGCCCCGATTGGGGCCATTCGGTTGAATGGGGCTGAAGAAGGTTCGGCTCGCTATCCAGTTCTGACCGAGTTCGCGCTTTGCGCCAGACTTTGCAACGATGCCGCACTGGTGTGCAGGGGGGATACCTGGTGCGCCGAGGGCGACCCGATGGAAGGTGCGCTGCTGGCGCTGGCGGGCAAGATCGAGGCAGAGGAGGGTGACAATGCGGCGGTCTTTACCCGCATCGATGCGATTCCGTTCGATGCAATGTGGCGCTATATGGCGGTGTTAAGCCACGATTCTGCAGGCAGGACCTTGGTTCATGTAAAAGGTGCGCCCGAAGCTGTGCTGCCCATGTGTGCAGACCAGTTCACGCATGGCTTGGGAACCGCTCCGCTCGACACCCCGTATTGGCAGTCCATGATCGGGCACATGGCGGCGCAAGGGCAGCGGGTTATCGCGCTTGCAATGCGGGCCGTTCCGCAGCAGCAAACCGTGCTTGGCGCGAGCGATCTTGACAGCACGCTGACGCTGATCGGCCTTGTCGGACTGATTGATCCGCCACGCACCGAAGCAATAGCGGCCGTAGCCGAATGCCACCGTGCGGGAATCTCGGTTAAGATGATCACCGGCGATCACGGTGCTACCGCCCGCGCTATTGCCGCCATGATCGGGTTGCGCAACACCGATGACGTGTTGACCGGCGCTGATATTGCCGGACTTTCCGATGCGGATCTGGCACTGGCGGTGATGCGGGTGGATGTTTTTGCGCGCACATCGCCTGCTGACAAGTTGCGCCTGGTGACCGCCCTGCAATCGCGCGGATTGGTGGTGGCGATGACGGGCGACGGGGTGAATGATGCTCCGGCGCTCAAGCGTGCCGATGCCGGGACAGCCATGGGCATCAAAGGCAGCGAAGCCGCCAAGGAAGCGGCGGAACTCGTGCTGGCAGACGACAATTTTGCCTCGATTGCGGCAGCCGTTCGCGAGGGGCGCACTGTCTATGACAATATCCAAAAGGTCATCAGTTGGACTTTGCCGACCAATGCAGGTGAGGCACTGACCGTCATGGTTGCGCTGCTGGCGGGTATGACCCTGCCAGTCAGCGCGGTGCAGATCCTTTGGATCAACCTTATCACCGCAACCACGCTGGGCATCGCACTGGCCTTCGAGCCGAGCGAGAGGGGCACGATGCAGCGCCCGCCACGCCCGCGTGATGCACCGCTGCTCAGCGGTGAACTGGTGTGGCACATCCTGCTGGTATCATTGCTGTTTGTGGCGTTCGTGTTCGGCATCTTCGCCTATGCCCGGGCACAGGGCTATTCCGTAGCTCTGGCGCAGACCATGGCGGTAAACATGCTGGTGGTTCTCGAAATCTTCCACTTGTTCTTTATACGCAATATCTACGGTACGTCGCTGACGTGGAAGGCTGTTCGTGGCACGCCTGCGGTGTGGTTGTCCGTAATGGTCGTGACTGTTGGGCAATTCGCCATCACCTATGTACCGGTGTTGCAGAAGGTGTTCGGGACGGAGGCTGTGTCTCTGGCTGATGGTGTGCTGATCGTGGCGGCAGGGGCTGCGTTCTTCGCGTTGGTCGAAATCGAAAAGCAGATGCGCCTTGCATTTCGGCAAGGTCCGACGCGGCAATCTGAGCTGCTTAGATGA
- a CDS encoding acetyl-CoA hydrolase/transferase family protein: MTLQDLYRSRLANADDAIAFIRSDMDVAMGMAVAEPPALLAALAGKVESAHIENLRLWYFHSLDAAGKTVLRPELLDRVRPHCMFLSHVERTLIREWPKGRTPGPIEFVPVAFSASVALLTRRLALVACITTVSPMDRHGYFTFGTSNDYTSSAARSAQRLIVEVNPNMPRVFGDSLLHVSEVDAIVENTVPLPEVTGGQPSPEELAIAEIIAGMIDDRACLQMGVGTLPTAVCNQLENRRDLGIHTELMTPAMARLVQCGAVTNQAKTTYRGRSVFTFAMGDAPFYAFIDDNPAFHSLPVNLVNDPRHIAKNNNVVSVNGTLQIDLGGACNSEHLLGRQYSGSGGQLDFVRGASASRGGKSIIACQSTACDGTVSRIVPMLDGPVTTPRNDTHIVVTEHGWADLRGKSVHQRADALIGLAHPKFRDELANSLG, translated from the coding sequence ATGACATTGCAGGACCTCTATCGCAGTCGTCTGGCGAATGCTGACGATGCAATCGCATTTATTCGCAGTGATATGGATGTCGCGATGGGTATGGCTGTGGCTGAACCGCCAGCGCTCCTTGCAGCACTGGCAGGAAAGGTCGAAAGCGCACACATCGAGAATCTGCGCCTTTGGTATTTCCACTCGCTTGATGCCGCTGGTAAAACCGTCCTGCGCCCTGAACTGCTCGATCGCGTGCGCCCGCACTGCATGTTTCTCAGTCATGTTGAACGTACCCTTATCCGCGAATGGCCCAAAGGGCGCACGCCTGGCCCGATTGAATTCGTGCCTGTCGCTTTCAGCGCTTCGGTTGCACTGCTCACGCGCCGCCTTGCGCTCGTTGCCTGCATCACCACCGTATCGCCGATGGATCGGCACGGATACTTCACTTTCGGCACGAGCAATGACTATACCTCTTCGGCCGCACGCAGTGCGCAACGACTGATCGTCGAGGTCAATCCCAATATGCCCCGTGTCTTTGGGGACTCTTTGCTGCATGTGAGCGAGGTCGATGCGATCGTCGAAAACACAGTGCCGCTGCCTGAAGTTACCGGCGGCCAACCAAGTCCCGAAGAGCTGGCGATTGCGGAGATCATTGCCGGCATGATCGATGATCGCGCATGTCTTCAGATGGGCGTGGGCACTTTGCCGACGGCGGTTTGCAACCAACTGGAAAATCGCCGCGATCTCGGCATCCACACCGAACTGATGACACCGGCTATGGCGCGCCTTGTGCAGTGTGGCGCTGTGACCAATCAGGCAAAAACCACCTATCGAGGCCGCAGTGTATTCACTTTTGCAATGGGCGACGCACCATTCTACGCCTTCATAGACGACAATCCGGCATTCCATTCGCTGCCGGTCAATCTGGTGAACGATCCGCGCCACATTGCCAAGAACAACAATGTGGTCTCGGTGAACGGCACCTTGCAGATCGATCTGGGTGGTGCCTGCAATTCGGAACATTTGCTTGGTCGGCAATATAGCGGTTCGGGTGGCCAGCTTGATTTTGTGCGCGGGGCATCTGCCTCGCGCGGGGGCAAGTCAATCATCGCCTGCCAGTCGACTGCTTGCGATGGCACAGTATCGCGGATCGTCCCCATGCTCGATGGTCCTGTCACCACGCCTCGCAATGATACACATATCGTCGTGACCGAACATGGCTGGGCTGATTTGCGCGGAAAGTCCGTCCATCAGCGCGCTGATGCGCTAATCGGGCTGGCGCATCCCAAATTCCGGGACGAGCTCGCCAATTCACTCGGCTAA